The Triticum aestivum cultivar Chinese Spring chromosome 3A, IWGSC CS RefSeq v2.1, whole genome shotgun sequence genome includes a region encoding these proteins:
- the LOC123058317 gene encoding protein IQ-DOMAIN 14, with protein sequence MPQPPSPRAHIPPSSYAHAPTPELFASRQAIHRHRRHRRPEASSSPLERECNSSAHGLCRAGALLPQATATTTLVRVSTEPRRPPSTSPATTCRSPEEFCAGHPRPPRLHQLQDRIPSIPCSSLTAAPDQIDLTFPVPPPPGFAPIRASLRPLHCLVAGVEAPFAKRRAPASSRCDRSSKSAPSRPKARTATSPPSPVDRCTRPSCPASSCSWA encoded by the exons ATGCCGCAGCCTCCTTCTCCTCGTGCCCACATCCCACCGAGTTCCTATGCTCATGCACCAACGCCCGAGCTCTTTGCTTCTCGTCAAGCCATCCACCGTCACAGGCGTCATCGGCGACCAGAAGCCTCCTCGTCGCCCCTCGAGCGGGAGTGCAACTCCAGCGCCCATGGCCTCTGCCGCGCCGGAGCTTTGCTGCCACAGGCGACAGCAACAACAACTCTCGTGCGTGTGTCCACTGAACCCCGTCGCCCTCCATCTACATCGCCGGCGACCACCTGCA GGAGCCCCGAGGAGTTTTGCGCCGGCCATCCTCGTCCTCCGCGCCTACATCAGCTCCAGGACAGGATCCCCTCGATCCCGTGCTCTTCGTTGACCGCAGCTCCGGATCAGATCGACCTCACCTTTCCTGTACCTCCTCCGCCCGGATTCGCGCCGATCCGCGCCTCCCTCCGTCCCCTGCATTGCCTCGTCGCCGGAGTAGAAGCTCCGTTcgccaagcgtcgcgcccctgctTCGTCTCGCTGCGATAGGAGCAGCAAGTCAGCGCCCAGCCGCCCCAAAGCGAGGACAGCGACAAGTCCTCCTTCTCCCGTTGACCGCTGCACGAGGCCCAGCTGCCCGGCCTCCTCCTGCAGTTGGGCCTAG